The Gallus gallus isolate bGalGal1 chromosome 6, bGalGal1.mat.broiler.GRCg7b, whole genome shotgun sequence genomic interval TAATGGCTGCTTGGGGCTGGGTCGGGCTGGAGCTGGGCCATCCGGTGTCGCATAACCACAGCttcatctttctcctttctggcaCCCAGCAACACAGAATAAGCCACACTGTTTTTAAAGGTGGAGAAAGTCTGTTTTGCAAGTAGATAGGATAAAGGCTGGATGAATGACAGACACAGATGAGAGCAAGAAGTGTGAGGGAAGAAGTTGGCACTGGGTCAGCGCAGAAGAATACGAGAGGAGCTGGAAGTTGATGGAGAAGGGTGGATAGAGCTTGAAAACTGAGAAGACTGGGAAAGGATTTGGAAGCCGGCGATCGGGAATCGTAAATGCTAAAATGAGGCAAGAAGTTGGAGTGAGAGGAGAGGCTGGATCTGGTTAAGCAAGACTGAGTCTGGAAATCTTTGTGCAGTTAGCAGTAGGATGGAAAAGAGGGAGAGCTGGAGTAGGAGGGTGGGAGTGGAGCATTGCACAGAAAGACACTGGCGAAGCTGTGGGATGGCTGGGAGGGACTTGAGACATGGAGAATGTGGTTGATGCAGGCAGAAGTGTGGGAGCTGAGCTCGATGCATTTGGCAGGGGCATGTGGAGTAGGGATTGGAGAGAAGCCACCGAGAAATGTGTCCCCATGGGAGGCCGGTCTGGTCCAAGACCAGGAATGTGGGACATAAgtttttagatttttttgtcctttttctgcctctgcaTGTCTGTGCCAGGCAGTGActgccctggtgctgctgtgaccctggctgtgcagctggaaACACGCACTGGGGATGAGCTAACTCCAGTGGCTTGTGTGGTTCAGTGGGATTCGAGTTCGCAGTGGTGCAGTGAGTGAGGTGGATGTGGGCAAAAGAAGGGTGCCATTGCATGgtgttcctgttttctctgctgttcgGAAGCCTAGATAAGGTCATTCTGAGGTTCCAAGATTAAGCCCCTAGACCACTTGGAAATGTCTACATCTATATTGTTTTGTACTTCTATTCATCTCTTAAATGTTAGCATTAAGAAATCTTTGTGATCACAATGTTTCTTGCGCAGAGTATAGTGGACCCAGAAGTGTGAATATGGGTGTTTTAGTTGAGAAGGCTGTCACTTGTCCTGCTTGTTGCAGACACTGAAGCTTGCTTAATATGATGGGCAGGGGCTAGAAAGACAGGGCAGTCCTGTCCTCACCTGTGCTGCTGAACAACCCGGCACTCTTAAGTGAATCGTTTAAGTTAGGCTTTTCCCAGCTTGGCAGTGGCTGGTTTTACTTCAGTTCCTGTCTGCCTGACTTGGGGTTTGGTTGCGGAAGTAGCGAAAACCACAGCAAACTGAGCTTAGTGACAGCACTTACTTGATCACGTGAAGTGCTATATAAAGCCTAAGTGCCATGGAACTTAGAGTCCTGATGGTCAGGTGAGACACTGAACATGAATAAAACTGTTGAGCCTCGATTTCTGGGTCTTGAAATGAGCTATAAACTTAATACTGTATCATGccattttccttcctccctccctgcgGGCTTTTGGAGATGAATTAAACTAATTTTTCCAGGTCGGTGTGTGGAGTTTCTTTGCAGTTGGTGTATCTTAAAAGAGAAGCAGTCTTCCTAGTGTGtgtatttttgaatgttttgtgGGGCCATAGCTGGGCCCGGATCGCTCAGCTGCCTTTTGACTGTTGTAATAGAGAGAAACTCTGTGGTCACTTATGGGAAAGACTTGGCAGATACAGAGCCTAAACACCAAAATCTGAACCGTTTTGCCAGCAAAGCATCTGGGCATGTGACTGGCCTATTAAATAGCTTCTGTAtaacctgctgctgccactttCTAGCCTTTCAGGTTACTTTTCTGTGGTTGCTGTTTGTAGACAGGAATTTTCCCATCGTTTGTCATGAAGATTGCAGAAAGATTTAGTTAGATAACAGAATTGTATGTTGAAAATGTTGGCATTAAGATGTACCATTTGCATTCCAAAATGTCTTCCTGAATTAAAGTAAAATCCAcagacagtgctgtgctggaatTGCTGGTAGCTTGCTGTCCATGCCATTCACATCATACTTTTGCTATGAAGCTTAAAAAACAAGGCAAGCctattaatgttttttttttctttttctgatttcctTAATggctttcttatttcttcccttcccgAAGGTCCGTACTCCTTAAATGGTTATAGGGTGAGAGTGTACAGACAGGATTCTGCCACCCAGTGGTTTACTGGGATCATTACTCATCATGATCTCTTCACCCGCACTATGGTTGTTATGAATGACCAGGTGAGTTTGTGCTGTTGGAAAACAGTCTTCAAATAAACTATGCATTCTGAGCTTTCCCATTTTTTGTGGTACTCTGAAAAGCATTAAGCAGTTcacccccatcaggacaagtCTGTTAGTTTCTCTGCTGAAAATTCAGCCCGACTCTGCATTGGACTGGCCATTCATGGCATCCTCAAGCTGAACGTTTGCGCAATGATGTGATTAATTCCATCCctacagttctgcttttcttctgttgtcgCTGTTTGACTAGCCAAGTCTTTGAAGTGAAGTGATCCAGTTCTAAGAACTGGTCTTCCCTGTCAGCTCTGTTGAGGATTTCTTCTCTATGTGCTGAAATCTTCCAGTGCTCCAGTAAGAATTAGTTCTTCTAAGCAACTGAAATATCCACTTTCCACAATATATTGAATAAAGCCTTTGCTGCAGCCTAATTTGCCTAATTTACATTTACTACAGTGGGTTTTAGTTGTGATCCTGAAACTGACATTACAAAAGGAATTAATGGTGGTGTTTTTAGTGGCAGTAATGAATTGTGTTTCAGGAGACCAGAGCAGTGATTCAACATTAATATAGCAAATGACCCATCTGCCTTGAAATGACTGACCAAATCATGTGGGACAATATGAATTTAAGAATAGTCTATTGCTCAAGTCTGTGCTTTCCCTTCATTTGCTCTAATGATTTTCCCCAAATATTAATGTTCTCACTTTGCAACACATTGGTTAAAGATCTGttgagcatttctttctttttgaactATTCTCTCTCACTGGCAAGAGTTCTATCCTCTGgttgttctgctgcttctccttcagaAGTTGTACTGGAAGCAACTGCTGGAAGCAGTATTGCAGTGTATTTCTGCAGTAAACATCACAAAATTTTTGATCATTTTAAGCACTACTTAAAGATGACCCCCTATGAAGATCTCAGTATCTTTTAGTTTCAAATTTGAAGGTATTTATAAAGGAAGGAGCAGTGAAGTGGtggcattaaaagaaaaagagaaagaaaaacaagaaaaggggggaaacatttatctttaaaatacaattaaaggatatgtttgctttgtttttactcTATTCCCAGCCTTTGAGAATGACTTTGCATATCAGTTGTACGTGTCAGTATTAAGTAGGCTTTTCTCTAGTTTACCTTTAGCACTCAGCGTAGACTGCTGAACACTGATAGAGGAAATGTTGGTTGGACAGTGTCCGAGCATCTGCTGattatttgttttcccttttttttttttctctcaataaCTAGGTATTAGAACCTCAGAATGTTGATCCTTCTATGGTTCAGATGACTTTTCTAGATGACGTTGTTCACTCTTTGTTGAAAGGTGAAAATATTGGCATCACTTCACGCCGGCGGTCTCGTTCCAACCAGAACAGCAACACAGTTCACGTAGATACATTTATCTTTTTACCTAAATTTTCTTGTATGCAGTGAATATTAACAATATGTGTTTAGAGTTGCTAATTAAAATTGCGTTTAAGTCTGTTAaccacaaaattatttttagggTCATTATACACGTGCACAAGCAAATAGTCCCAGACCAGCAATGAATTCCCAAACTGCACCAAAACAGAATTCtcaccagcaccagcagcagaggaatACTAGGCCAAATAAGCGGAAAGGTTCTGATAGCAGCATGCCTGATGAAGAGAAggtgaaagaggaaagatttgaTTATATAGGTCGAGGAGGTAAGAATGGTAATGGGAAAGCGAGGGAGAGCTTCTTCAAAAGGCGCTAGGCTGAAACTgatgaatgtgtgtgtgttgttttttaacagaaaaccccaaaaacaaaaataaacacttccttagtaaaagaagaaaacctgaagaggatgaaaagaaattaaatatgaagAGACTGCGGACAGACAATATCTCAGATTACTCTGAGAGCAGTGACTCAGAAATCTCAAATAAAAGATTAACAGATTCATCCTCAGAGCAAAACTCAGAGAATGAGTTAAAAAGCAAGAACACTTCAAAGATAaatggagaagaaggaaaatctcAAACTGTTGAGAGAGTAGAACAGACACTAACAGATAGGCGGTCTCCATGGGATGAAGTACAGGAGGATAAAAAGCGTGAAGAGCCAGAAAGGCTGAAGTCATCGCTCTTGGATCAGCAGGAAAAGCCTTCTCtccatgcagcagagcagccgACACCTTACGAGCAGAATTCCAAGGATCCACATGTTCAGGAGTGCAATGCAGAAAAACATCATgctgcagaattaaaaaatgagcAGTTTGTACCCAAACCTCCTACTCCGAAAAGCGTTGTTGATAAAACTAGtaaaaacaactctgaaaagGAGAGCCAGGATAATGCTGCAAGTACCTTTGGATTGCAAACGGTTCAGAAAATAGAATCTCACAGCAGCGATTTAAAACAGCAGTTTGCAAATGCAAATTTCCTTGAAGCACGAAAGCAGGAAGCTGATCAAAGTTGGGTTAGCTGTGTTGTAAACAAAATGGATTTGATGCAACCTGGTGTTGTGAAAGCAAATGAACATTTaaatcctgaaaaagaaaaagtgccGTATGGCTCGTTTATGTCTTCGTTAAATGTAGCTTCTGTAGCAGAAGACAGTAAACTGCGTAAACAAAGTCCAGTCCCTGATTCTGTGAAGTCAAAACCTAGTGCTTCAGTTGATCATCCTAAAACAAAGTCACCTGACGTTAAGCCTAAATTCACCCCATCTTCTGATACTGTGAAGTCTAAGGTTAGTTCCCAAAACAGCCATGCTCCTGGATTAACAAGGTCAGCCAATAAAACCGATCATGATTTGCCTAGGTCTAGTTTTCATCCAGTTCCAGCTAGAGTTAGCGCTCTAGAAGCTACTAAAAGTCCTCTTATCATTGACAAGAACGAACATTTCACGGTGTACAGGGACCCCACTCTGATTGGACAAGAAACAGGAACTAATCACATTTCACCTTTTTTGCATCAGCATAATTATCCTCTGCATTCCTCATCCCACCGAACCTGTTTAAATCCAAATGCTCATCATCCTGCATTAACTGGTTCATCCCATCTGCTGCCTGGGTCTTCAACTCAGACCCCCTTGTCTGCTATTAACACTCACCCCCTTAGTACCGCCCCTCACCATTCCGTTCATCACCCTCATCTACTTCCTGCAGTGTTGCCTGGAGTGCCTGCTGCCTCCTTGCTGGGTGGCCACCCGCGACTAGAGACTGCTCATGCTAGCAGCCTAAGCCATTTGGCATTAGCgcaccagcagcagcaacagatgTTACAACACCAGTCTCCACATCTTCTCGGACAAGCTCATCCTTCTGCTTCCTATAATCAGCTAGGGCTTTATCCAATTATTTGGCAGTATCCAAATGGAACACATGCTTACTCAGGACTCGGCCTTCCCTCCTCGAAATGGGTCCACCCAGAAACTCCTGTTAACACAGAGGCTTCCTTGAGAAGGGTAAGTCGTGCTGATTTCCTAAGTACGTGCTTAGCTGAGGCTGGTGTCTTCCAGTACTGGTTTCCTAGGTGCGGACACGATAGTTTGAGTCACACCAAGTGTGTCACAGTATGCGATGTTCCTGTATATATGTAGAATTAGAAATGGAAATCCAGTGATAGCTGTTGTTTCACGATGGATGTGAGTAAGGAGTTCTTCCAGACCTTGATTTCCTCAACATTGTAAACTAAGGTGAACTGTTTAGTTTTAGTTAATCACCAAGTGAGGTTGGCCAGCAAATTTGGGACTGTAAGTCCGCAGGGCGAATGCTTTCTAACCTAAACCATGGAAGCCATTAAATGAGATATGTACTAGAGGAGGTATGACAGTTGTCTGCACAGTAAAATGTTGAGTGTGCGTGCCAGGAAATGGAGAACGGCTGGGACTGAAGGAGTCCAAATCCAATGGGAAGGTCTGAAGGGAAATACTGTGTAGCATTTGTAAATCTGGAACTGAACGCTCATTCCTCTTCTGCTTAACACCTGTCTGTGTGCCTTTCATTGGCACCTCCTTTTCTCCCGCTCCGTTCCTGTTTGCCttctcagctgctttcttctcctctgtaCTCAGTTCAGGGGGACTCCTCTGTCTCTGCACTAAGTGTATCCACTGAAGCCTCAGGAGGAATCAGTTGATTTTAACCCAGTGCTGTGGCATTGGTTGGCAGGCGGAGACTGCAACTACAGGAAAAGTTTTCTCAGTTCCTTCAGGCTTAGGATACAGCATGCTCCTTGCAGGCACGTTATAGGAGCAGTGTAAGATGGAGCATGTGTAGCACAGACAAGCTTGGGAGAGCTTTACTGCCAGCTTCACTCAAACTGAGCGTGTATGTACTGATTTTAGAGGCTTCCAACTTGGCCTAATTTGGGCAGGTTTTCACAGGGACCACAAAAGGCATGTCACTGACAGTGGTCCTCCTGCCAAATTGTAAGCCTTTGCGTCAAAGCTTGGAGTTTCTGAATGGTTATAaggattgttttccttttcatcgCGGGGAAGGCTATTCTTCCCCATCCTCATTCCTGAGTAAAGCCAAACCATTGTGGCTGAGTCTTTCCCAAACACTCAGTTTGAGTTGGCCTTGTAATACAAAGCCAGTTTGATCTAAACTGTGATAAAGTCGAATGCAGCAGCTTTAAGGGAAAACCAAAGGTGGATTTATCGCTTCATGTAGCTACTTGCTCCACCCTGTACTGAAGTCCATTTTGACGAATGTATGATAGACTGTTTTCACTTTGGCTGCCTGAAGCATGCAGCCATGCATACCGAGGCACGTAGCTTTTTAATTATGTTGATCTGTGGCAGTTGTCTTGTGGTGACTTGTCTTCTGGCTCTGGCACTGGAGGCCTTTTTTAAATATGTCTTAGAACCCCAGAATGGGCGTTTCCAGAAAGAGTTTGCATGGATGCCGTGAAGGGAGAAAGGGATCTGTGTTGCAGCTGGAGCAATAGGAGCAGCCACCCTTGGCGcgcagggagctgtgctgctgaaggaagGCCGCAGGTCCTTGGGCTGGGCCGCAGCTGGTTGCAGGTGGAGTTGTGAGGCTGTTTGGGCAATGCTTGGTGCTCGGTCAGATGTTCCCCAACTCCTCTAGGGAGAAGGTGATGGGTCTCTTTGCATAATACTGTAATGCAGCTTACAGGCTATTTGTGGGAACTCGCCACAGCGTGGGAACTCCTAGCCCAGCAGATGTGTGCACTCAGACTTAGTGCTAAAACCCAAGTGGTTGCTTTAAATATTCAAAAGTCTAGAAATGAGAACTTCAAAGCTGTAGCACCTGCAGATTTATTTTGTACTCTGTGCCTGTGCGCATCctgagagctttgctgctctttaCTGCATTGTTTCTCTTCTGGTAGTCAGCAAggctggggagagggagagggatgTACTGGGGGGGAGCAAAGAACTGCTGGGCAGTTCCAGGAGTGAGGGGTGGAACAGCACTGAGAGACTTCGGGGTGTGCCTgggagctctgctttctgtccccatccctccttCCAGGCCCGTCCCTAACACTTGACCAGCATTTCCCAGCAGAGCGCTTTCCCTTTCTGCCCAGGCTGCAATTCAGCACATAGTTTTCCTAAGGGGGCCTTGAatgggagaggggaagaagcCTGAGAGCTGCTCATGGGCCGTTTTGCAGTGCTGTtccaaagctttcagaaaagatGCACAAATAGAAGCTGATTGACATTGCCAGGTCCTTAAATATTTAGGTATATGGTAGAAAATTGGGCATTCTCTGCAACTGCCATATTGCAGAGTGTGGCAGATGTATATGTTTATGATTTTAATAGCGTGCTGATTATGAAATTATGCTGTATAAAAATATGTGGCAACATAAAGAAGATTAATTGGGATTATCATACTTAatcactggggggggggggaaggagaggaatcAACCAGAAAAGAGATGCTTGTACTGTTTATATTGAGACTTGTTATAGAGTTGAAGTTGTTTTCCAGAAGTACTAAATCTGGTTAGTCCTTCAGAAGGTAGTACTTCTTGTAAGATACTGAGCGCCTCATGGTTGTCTCATTAGTAACTGAAGTCAGGTGCCGTCAGACTGTCATTGGCTTGGTGATTTTGAAGAAGGAACTTGAGATGCTAATCTGTAAATTAACAATTCCTGCTGAATATTTAAATAGTAACATTTTCTAAGAATGCTTCTGATATATGTAAATTATCTTGTATGCTGGAAGTCTAGCAGGAAATATAATCAGATGTTCCAGTTGATCAAAAAGTGATTCAAAAtgttaaattttatttactgaattTGATTTgttgctgaaataaaatatttcactgtgcTCATTGTTAGGACTGGATACAGTACCTCTTGTGATACTGTCCTGAAGATCCCGTGATTTCCTTGAAATCTGACTTTTCCTGTGTTGTTGTTAACAGAATACTCCCAGCCCGTGGTTACACCAGCCCACCCCTGTGACCTCAGCTGACAGCCTTGGATTGCTGAGTCACATTCCTGTGCGACCATCCAGTGCGGAACCCCTTCGGCCTCTCAAACTGGCAACGCACTCTAGTCCGCCATTGTCCAAAAGCATAGTAGAGCATCACAAAGAGTAAGTCCACTGCTGTTCTAACTCCCAGTATCACAGCGTGCCCTGAGGGTGGTGGGACCCTCTGGCTCTGGTCccaccctgctccagcagggacacccagagcagtgtgcccaggacCGTGTCCAGGTGACTTCCAAAGGTGTTCAGGGAACAGACTCCCcagcctctccaggcagcctgtgcaaGTGCTCTGACACCTGCATAGCACAGAAGCGCTTTCTGGTGTTTAGAGGGAACCTCCAGTGCTCCAGTTTTTGCTCACTGCCTCTTGTCAcctcttagaatcatagaatcaccaaggttgggaaaAGAGCTCTGACATGATCCAGTCCAGCTTTCCACTGATCACCACTGATTTCCGCTACACCACATCTCTCAGTACAATATCaaagtgtttcttgaacacttgcagggatggtgactccctgggcagcccattccagcacctcttGGAGAGGAgtttttcctaacgtccaaccgGAACTCCCCTGGTGccacttgaggccattcccctTCATCCTtttgctagttacatgggaggagaggctgacccccagctcaccacagtCTCTTGCCACGaggcaccactgaaaagtgCCAGGCTCCATTGTCTTTGCCCTTTCTCTTCAGCTATATATAGACGTTGAAAAGATCCCcctggagcctcctcttctccaggctgaacagtccctgctctgtgcatggTGTAATAGAGTGCAGGACAGGAGggtacatttcagcagctgATGTTGTCTTCTAGCTTCGTTTTAGTTTGTTTGCAAACGTGGATGCCTGTGATAGGGAAAAGTTTGTCGGCGTGCTGCAAAATAGACTCTGCCCTGTTGACTTTTAATGGTACTTGAGTTCCTGAGTCATCTGATGACTTTTGAAAACTGTGCCTAATAtaaagaaaagtttattttgtgTTAATAGATAACTTTGTTCAGAGCATGGAAAGAAAAGTCTTCTGTTTAGCTTGCTGTGATACTTTCAAACTAAACTGTGTCTGTATGACCTTTTTCAAACAGAGAACTGGAGAGGAAAGCATTTATTGAACCTTTACGTTCTGCTACGACTGCACCGATAAAGACAGAGCTGGAGCAAAGCAGAACACAGGCGGCGAAGGAGAGCCATATGCACAGACATTTTGCAGATCCAATGTTGAACCAGCTGCCAAGGCCGCCACAGGAGACAGGGGAGCGACTGAGCAAATACAAAGAAGAACACAGGCGAATACTCCAAGAAAGTATTGAAGTTGCTCCTTTTACAGCTAAAATGAAGGCActggagggagagagagagaactatTCCAGGGTAACATCCTTATCTTCAAGTCCCAAAAGCCATTCAGTAAAGTATGACAAAGATGCAGAACGCTCTGTGTCAGAACTGTACAAAATGAAGCATTCGGTTCCGCAGAGTTTGCCACAGAGCAACTATTTCACCACCTTGTCTAATAGTGTGGTGAATGAACCACCAAGATCTTACCCGTCCAAGGAGGCTTCGAGTGCATATGTTGATAAGCAAACTAATTGTCCTTCAACAGCAGCCAGCCCCCAGTCTCTTCCTTCTTACATTTCTTCACTCTCAAAGCCTCCCCCTCTAATTAAGCACCAACCTGAGAGCGAGGGCTCCGTGAGCAAGGTACCTGAGCAGCTTTCACAGTCCGTGCAATCTCACTCGGTTGGTTCTTTTAGAAATGACAGCAGGAGCCCTACTCAGTTGTCAGTCTCATCTTCAAATACACTCCGAAGCATGCCTGCCTTGCACAGAGCACCTGTGTTTCATCCCCCTGTGCACCAGAAcctggagaagaaggaaagcagctaCAGCAGCCTTTCACCTCCCACTCTGACCCCTGTTCAACCTGTTAATGCTGGTGGTGGTAAGATACAGGAATTGCAGAAACCACCAACTTTAGTACCTGAACCTAAGGAGGCTCAGACTGTTTACAAGGGCTCTTCTGATCAGAATTTATCAGAAGCGTGGAAGTCTAACAACACCGCCGCTAATGAAAAGGTGGACTGGCATGGTGAGAGGGCGAGTGGAAAGGCACAGTCCGCCACTGCATCTGTTATTGTACGTCCTCCTTCTAGCACGAAATACGAGTGCGTAGCAGCGGTGCAGTCAACTTCCAAAGATCGAGTCAGTGAGAGATCTTCAGCTGTGACAAATCAAGCAGATTGCCTGAAAACAGCGGAAGCCAGGGAGACTGGAAGAGTCATTCTGCCAAATATGAACTCAGACAGTGCTCGCACacagtatgaaaagaaatttccAGCTGTCTCACAAGGCACCGTTGCTCGTTCTGTCACCCCTACCACAGCTATGATCTGCAGTACCAAAATGGACGTGACCACATCGGCGGCCACAACTACCAGTGTGTTGAGCTGGGGCAGCTCAGAAGTGACTTATTCCTTGTCAAGCACAGCCCTGGCCTGCGCGCCGCTGGAGAGTGCCGGCTCGAGAGCCGCAGGTCAGGCGGCAGCACCGGCCCAGGAGCACAAGGGCAGCACTCCAGCGCCAGCTGCACCCGCCCCTGGCAAGGCAGGCAGCGCTGCGCAGCCCGGCCCGGGGTTCTCCACCTCTGCCGACTTCGTCCATTTGAAAAAGCACAAGGCGGCGTTGGCCGCAGCTCAGTTTCGAAGTAGTAACCCCAGCGAGACCGAGTCCAACTCTGtgaaaaatcagacattttcaaCCTCTCTCTCCCTAGACAGTGCTATCGTCTGTAATacaataaacaaagcaaactcTGTAGGCAGTGGGCAAACTTCCCAGGCGAGTCAGCCAAACTACCACACTAAACTGAAAAAGGCTTGGCTGACAAGGCATTCAGAGGAGGATAAAAACACTAATAAAAAAGAGAATTCAGGGAACAGCGTTTCAGAAATTATTAAGCCGTGTACTGTCAATTTAATAGCTTCTACATCAAATGATCTGCAAAATAACATAGATAGTAAAATCTTGGCAGATAAGTTTGTGAAGGAAGATAAGCACCctaggagaaaagcaaaacgAACTTACGAGTCTGGCTCTGAAAGCGGAGACTCTGATGAAAGCGAGAGCAAGTCAGAGCAAAGGACTAAGAGGCAGCCCAAGCCAacttacaaaaagaaacagaacgatttgcagaggaaaaagggTGATGCGGAGGAAGAAGTAAAACCAAATGGTGTCCTTAGCAGGAGtgccaaagagaaaagcaagctgAAGTTGCAGAGCGGCAGTAACAGCAGTGAGTATATTGATCTGATCTGGAAGAGACAAGCTCGTGTAAACCCTGGCAGTGTGAATCCTGGAGGGGCCGTGCCTGGGAAAAGCGTTAACCGGTGCTCATGGAAAAGCACCGGTTGGGTTTATCGGGCTTGGGGCCCTCTGAGGTATCCCAGTTTAAGAAATTCAGCGTtttatgtgtatgtgtacagactggtTCTTGGCCTAAAAATAAGCAGTAAACAAACTGGTTTATGCTGTCTGTCGTAGTGGAACAGACTGATGCATAGAGTTAGTTACG includes:
- the JMJD1C gene encoding probable JmjC domain-containing histone demethylation protein 2C isoform X1, which encodes MCFAWWTFKPLVGKSVYDSITAVEFLVDKQLDFVTEDSAFQPYQDDVDSLNPVLRDNPQLHEEVKAWVKEQKVQEIFMQGPYSLNGYRVRVYRQDSATQWFTGIITHHDLFTRTMVVMNDQVLEPQNVDPSMVQMTFLDDVVHSLLKGENIGITSRRRSRSNQNSNTVHGHYTRAQANSPRPAMNSQTAPKQNSHQHQQQRNTRPNKRKGSDSSMPDEEKVKEERFDYIGRGENPKNKNKHFLSKRRKPEEDEKKLNMKRLRTDNISDYSESSDSEISNKRLTDSSSEQNSENELKSKNTSKINGEEGKSQTVERVEQTLTDRRSPWDEVQEDKKREEPERLKSSLLDQQEKPSLHAAEQPTPYEQNSKDPHVQECNAEKHHAAELKNEQFVPKPPTPKSVVDKTSKNNSEKESQDNAASTFGLQTVQKIESHSSDLKQQFANANFLEARKQEADQSWVSCVVNKMDLMQPGVVKANEHLNPEKEKVPYGSFMSSLNVASVAEDSKLRKQSPVPDSVKSKPSASVDHPKTKSPDVKPKFTPSSDTVKSKVSSQNSHAPGLTRSANKTDHDLPRSSFHPVPARVSALEATKSPLIIDKNEHFTVYRDPTLIGQETGTNHISPFLHQHNYPLHSSSHRTCLNPNAHHPALTGSSHLLPGSSTQTPLSAINTHPLSTAPHHSVHHPHLLPAVLPGVPAASLLGGHPRLETAHASSLSHLALAHQQQQQMLQHQSPHLLGQAHPSASYNQLGLYPIIWQYPNGTHAYSGLGLPSSKWVHPETPVNTEASLRRNTPSPWLHQPTPVTSADSLGLLSHIPVRPSSAEPLRPLKLATHSSPPLSKSIVEHHKEELERKAFIEPLRSATTAPIKTELEQSRTQAAKESHMHRHFADPMLNQLPRPPQETGERLSKYKEEHRRILQESIEVAPFTAKMKALEGERENYSRVTSLSSSPKSHSVKYDKDAERSVSELYKMKHSVPQSLPQSNYFTTLSNSVVNEPPRSYPSKEASSAYVDKQTNCPSTAASPQSLPSYISSLSKPPPLIKHQPESEGSVSKVPEQLSQSVQSHSVGSFRNDSRSPTQLSVSSSNTLRSMPALHRAPVFHPPVHQNLEKKESSYSSLSPPTLTPVQPVNAGGGKIQELQKPPTLVPEPKEAQTVYKGSSDQNLSEAWKSNNTAANEKVDWHGERASGKAQSATASVIVRPPSSTKYECVAAVQSTSKDRVSERSSAVTNQADCLKTAEARETGRVILPNMNSDSARTQYEKKFPAVSQGTVARSVTPTTAMICSTKMDVTTSAATTTSVLSWGSSEVTYSLSSTALACAPLESAGSRAAGQAAAPAQEHKGSTPAPAAPAPGKAGSAAQPGPGFSTSADFVHLKKHKAALAAAQFRSSNPSETESNSVKNQTFSTSLSLDSAIVCNTINKANSVGSGQTSQASQPNYHTKLKKAWLTRHSEEDKNTNKKENSGNSVSEIIKPCTVNLIASTSNDLQNNIDSKILADKFVKEDKHPRRKAKRTYESGSESGDSDESESKSEQRTKRQPKPTYKKKQNDLQRKKGDAEEEVKPNGVLSRSAKEKSKLKLQSGSNSTGIPRSVLKDWRKVKKLKQTGESFLQDDSCSEIGPNLQKCRECRLIRSKKGEEPTHSPVFCRFYYFRRLSFSKNGVVRIDGFSSPDQYDDEALSLWTHENYEDDELDLETCKYILDIIGDKFCQLVTSEKTAMSWVKKDAKIAWKRAVRGVREMCDACEATLFNIHWVCQKCGFVVCLDCYKAKERKSSRDKELYAWMKCVKGQPHDHKHLMPTQIIPGSVLTDLLDAMHSIRDKFEIKSHCQCTSKQSMQAGKLPAMNGVSQVLQNVLNHSNKISLCMPESQQQNTPPKSETNGNTSPRSDVSTDSKLTPPESQSPLHWLADLAEQKAREEKKENKECPSGKHSKEEKDQDNLESQNCKSSPTASQNNEQGSTLRDLLTTTAGKLRLGSTDAGIAFAPVYSTGTASGKSGRTMPNILDDIIASVVENKIPPNRAPKINVKSEVKDEPKDDRKCIQDDGNKLYSDIQYSWICDKHVLWLRDHKNNNNWKLFKECWKQGRPVLVSGMHKKMNFSLWKAESISLDFGNQQADILNCKDSIISNTNVKEFWDGFEDVSKRQKVKNGETALLKLKDWPSGEDFKAMMPARYEDLLKSLPLPEYCSPEGKLNLASHLPGFFVRPDLGPRLCSAYGVAATKDHDIGTTNLHIEVSDVVNILVYVGIAKGNGVLSKSGVLKKFEEEDLDDLLRKRLKDSSELPGALWHIYAGKDADKIREFLQKIAKEQGLEVLPEHDPIRDQSWYVNKKLRQRLLEEYGVKTCTVIQFLGDAIILPAGALHQVQNFHSCVQVTEDFVSPEHLVQSFHLTQELRLSKEEINYDDKLQVKNILYHAVKEMVRALKIHESEMEDMEEN